In one window of Cydia fagiglandana chromosome 10, ilCydFagi1.1, whole genome shotgun sequence DNA:
- the LOC134667946 gene encoding rac guanine nucleotide exchange factor JJ-like isoform X1: MRSLILVVAISALAWARPETYKETEEFQYARSSSDEGSKSGYYGAQRGNVAGNYEKAHNMDTLAQHQMSGAINQVQGELGDASKTRAGSVYTAANTAGLYGSGHHDLSNLHGRHFGESSSSDSSHSSLLASNQHSNSDWRSQSQQSGYGASSQLGQSSLHSGSLHAADSAGYGSSLGSNSHSTGYHSASGYQSHSGYNSQNLYDQSSLTGQSGAYGTGDQSRRYTVVTPVRLVGRPGTQIAIPVYGEAGYDAYRASSSTGQSSSNRYASQTAASSFDQNAINSEAEVLNNNQLHIGSVPAPNGKHYSSSYNYHKAWERRGESTDAPVTVAPVVNPLSVNSELYEDAQGASANSYDSANRYNSYSGSSQSSHQADYRSQHNAQASSQSNLNSNAYTQGAHGSHSGLAPLVDAQPKSYQSSYAYHKSWEKQGDPYVIYPSGTTGEASQRIVSGTKNAASSQRYGSHQQYSHGSAVDCDSLCRYRRSTRSADYYQQDLGQHAQTSWDQSLSQQTQDSFQQHGQSANLEDLGQQTQNLEDFGQHSQSAHLEDLGQQTQNLDNLGQQTQKSWGNSQQQSQPQNLENFGQHKTQGKWHELNQKFESNLEDLGQHTQQSWSSIEQQASHTQGQWHDMATHSHQSEQTFGNLDNFGQQTQSKWDNIEGLSQQTLKTEDLGQKTHNNWDELDQLGQQVQTQWNNINKTRHTDTNTEQQTLTHFGSVNEVKPNREHAGTTLNTFNKENPGAHNPADLEFWGLTNNQKHENNHYYNQHSYNNPNSYSNSQGHGVSWGQHVNNNNAQTSHNNPLQSIWDKIDNMEEQSEHSNENQQHTEYQNSQHSYGQENTSQHESNWGSNNSAYHWNQQQTHSSGYQPSIIFNSTIDKPKNDQLPTEVAPEKPKDDDDDETLEEPEPVEVGRGDIGAEGDSKTTPKSVQNYLTYSTQLKPEKSPEEIEALSLSRGTDQYTTESDTLSVLSISQQKWLDEQRQRATEELHQISRSKSSTTTPHSVKLTTPHGQTGAQHFMGQPEEIQEHDKSENIQKNYHNLEQQNTMQQNQDFHQQNQQHHVQQSQDMGQHHQNVDQHTQNFDQQNTEQQFEDIGQQTQDLNQQNLHEFTNLGQQQSRNFDQQNTQEIGQQSQDLSQQNLQQFHHLNQHTQKHDQQNTEQQFEDFGQQTQDQQNLQEFSNLGQHSQSFDQLTTGDFAQQNQDLSQHNLQQFHHLGQHTQKLDQQNTDQQFDFGQQTQDLTQQNLQQFSNLEQHSQTSYQHEAREFVTHSHTQVAEEQKITPVSDHGSQTNPKQDIEIVPPSVTTTEKPGFWKSVGGKLTSAKDSVASWFRRS, translated from the exons ATGAGGAGTTTAATCCTCGTCGTCGCCATCTCAGCGCTGGCCTGGGCCAGGCCTGAAACATACAAGGAAACCGAAGAGTTCCAGTACGCCAGAAGCTCATCAGACGAAGGAAGTAAATCCGGCTACTATGGTGCTCAAAGAGGTAACGTGGCAGGCAACTACGAAAAAGCACACAACATGGACACTCTAGCTCAGCATCAAATGAGTGGAGCCATAAACCAAGTACAAGGAGAACTAGGTGATGCTTCGAAAACTAGAGCTGGAAGCGTTTATACGGCTGCTAACACGGCAGGACTCTATGGATCCGGCCATCACGATCTGAGCAACCTTCATGGAAGGCATTTTGGAGAAAGCTCATCTTCTGACAGCAGTCATTCTTCTTTGTTGGCTTCTAACCAACATTCTAACTCTGACTGGAGAAGCCAGTCTCAGCAAAGTGGGTATGGTGCATCAAGCCAGTTAGGACAATCGTCACTGCATTCAGGAAGCTTGCACGCCGCGGATAGCGCTGGCTATGGATCTAGCCTTGGAAGCAACAGTCATAGCACTGGTTATCATTCAGCGTCTGGATACCAATCTCATTCGGGGTATAACTCTCAAAACCTTTATGACCAAAGCAGTTTAACTGGACAGTCCGGAGCCTATGGAACTGGAGACCAAAGTCGTCGTTACACCGTAGTAACACCAGTAAGGCTCGTAGGAAGGCCCGGAACTCAAATAGCGATACCGGTTTACGGAGAGGCTGGTTATGATGCCTACAGAGCTTCCTCTTCCACGGGCCAAAGTTCTAGCAACAGGTATGCCTCGCAAACAGCTGCTTCTTCATTCGATCAAAATGCTATTAATAGTGAAGCTGAAGTTTTGAACAACAACCAGCTACATATCGGCTCTGTTCCAGCGCCTAACGGGAAGCATTACTCTTCCTCGTACAACTATCACAAAGCTTGGGAAAGGCGTGGCGAATCCACCGATGCACCAGTAACAGTCGCACCTGTAGTTAATCCATTGTCTGTAAATAGTGAATTATATGAAGACGCTCAAGGGGCCAGTGCCAATTCTTACGATTCTGCCAATAGATACAACAGCTACTCAGGATCGAGTCAATCCAGTCACCAAGCGGATTATAGATCCCAGCACAATGCTCAAGCCAGTTCTCAGTCCAACCTTAACTCAAACGCCTACACGCAAGGAGCACATGGTAGTCACTCTGGACTCGCGCCTCTTGTAGATGCCCAGCCTAAAAGTTACCAATCCTCTTATGCCTATCACAAGTCATGGGAAAAACAGGGCGATCCCTATGTAATCTACCCATCAGGGACAACTGGAGAAGCATCACAGCGAATTGTTTCCGGTACTAAAAACGCTGCTTCATCGCAACGTTATGGTTCCCATCAGCAATATTCTCATGGAAGTGCTGTAGACTGCGATAGTCTGTGCAGGTATCGTCGGTCTACACGCTCTGCCGATTATTACCAGCAGGATCTCGGACAACACGCTCAAACATCTTGGGATCAAAGCCTTTCTCAACAGACTCAAGACTCGTTTCAGCAACACGGCCAGTCGGCAAACCTTGAAGACCTAGGGCAACAGACTCAAAATCTCGAAGATTTCGGTCAACACAGCCAGTCAGCACACCTTGAAGACCTAGGGCAACAGACGCAAAAT CTTGATAACCTAGGTCAACAAACACAAAAATCTTGGGGTAACAGTCAACAGCAGAGCCAACCTCAAAATCTTGAAAATTTTGGACAGCATAAAACACAGGGTAAGTGGCATGAGTTAAATCAAAAATTTGAAAGTAATTTAGAGGACCTTGGCCAACACACTCAACAATCATGGAGTAGCATTGAACAACAAGCAAGTCACACACAGGGCCAGTGGCATGACATGGCAACTCACAGTCATCAATCTGAACAAACTTTTGGAAATTTAGATAATTTCGGACAACAAACACAAAGTAAGTGGGACAATATAGAAGGCCTAAgtcaacaaacactaaaaactgAAGACTTAGGACAAAAAACTCATAATAATTGGGATGAATTAGATCAATTGGGACAACAAGTACAAACACAAtggaataacataaataaaacacgGCACACCGACACAAACACAGAACAACAAACTCTGACACATTTTGGAAGTGTTAATGAGGTAAAACCTAACAGAGAGCATGCTGGAACCACTCTAAACACCTTCAATAAAGAAAACCCAGGCGCTCACAATCCTGCCGATCTTGAGTTTTGGGGTCTGACCAATAATCAAAAGCATGAAAACAACCATTACTACAATCAACACAGTTATAATAATCCAAATTCTTATTCAAATTCACAGGGTCATGGCGTTAGTTGGGGACAACATGTCAATAACAATAACGCGCAAACATCTCACAATAACCCCTTGCAAAGTATATGGGACAAAATAGACAATATGGAAGAGCAATCTGAGCATTCAAATGAAAATCAGCAACATACTGAGTATCAAAATTCACAACACTCATACGGACAGGAAAATACCTCTCAACATGAAAGCAATTGGGGAAGTAACAACAGTGCATACCATTGGAATCAACAACAAACACACAGTTCAGGATACCAGCCTTCTATTATTTTCAATAGTACAATAGATAAACCAAAGAATGACCAACTGCCTACAGAAGTTGCACCTGAAAAACCCAAAGATGACGACGACGATGAAACACTGGAAGAACCTGAACCAGTTGAAGTTGGCCGCGGAGATATTGGTGCTGAAGGTGACTCGAAAACTACACCAAAATctgttcaaaattatctaacATACTCAACCCAATTAAAGCCAGAAAAGAGCCCTGAAGAAATCGAAGCATTAAGCTTATCAAGGGGCACTGATCAATATACAACTGAGTCAGATACACTTAGTGTTTTAAGCATAAGTCAACAAAAATGGCTTGATGAACAACGGCAAAGGGCTACAGAAGAATTACACCAGATTAGTCGCTCTAAATCATCAACAACTACTCCACATTCAGTAAAACTCACAACACCTCATGGTCAAACTGGAGCACAACATTTCATGGGACAGCCAGAGGAAATACAGGAGCATGATAAATCTGAGAACATACAGAAAAATTATCATAATTTAGAACAACAAAATACAATGCAGCAAAACCAAGATTTTCATCAACAAAATCAACAACACCATGTCCAACAGTCCCAGGATATGGGTCAGCACCATCAAAACGTTGACCAGCACACGCAAAACTTTGATCAACAAAATACAGAACAGCAATTCGAAGATATTGGACAGCAAACCCAAGATTTAAACCAACAAAATCTACATGAGTTTACTAATTTAGGTCAACAACAAAGCCGGAATTTTGACCAACAAAACACACAGGAAATTGGACAGCAAAGTCAAGATTTAAGTCAGCAAAATCTTCAACAGTTCCACCATTTAAATCAGCACACCCAAAAACATGACCAACAAAATACAGAACAGCAATTTGAAGACTTTGGACAACAAACGCAAGACCAACAAAATCTACAAGAGTTTTCTAATTTGGGTCAACATAGCCAGAGTTTTGACCAACTAACCACAGGAGATTTTGCACAGCAAAATCAAGATTTAAGTCAGCATAATCTCCAACAGTTTCACCATTTAGGTCAGCACACCCAAAAACTTGACCAACAAAATACAGATCAGCAATTCGACTTTGGGCAACAAACTCAAGATCTAACCCAACAAAATTTACAACAATTCTCCAATTTAGAACAGCACAGTCAAACCTCATATCAACATGAAGCTAGAGAATTTGTAACTCATTCACACACACAGGTAGCTGAAGAACAGAAAATTACTCCTGTCAGTGACCATGGTTCCCAAACCAATCCGAAACAAGACATCGAAATAGTTCCACCCTCTGTCACAACAACGGAAAAGCCCGGTTTTTGGAAGTCGGTGGGTGGCAAACTTACCAGTGCTAAAGATTCTGTTGCTTCATGGTTTAGAAGAAGCTAA